The window TGCCAGTACTCGCACGGGTCCCAGACGGAGCCTGCGACGCGGAACAGGACGAGCTTGACGCCGTTGGACAGGCGGGTCACCATCGTGGCGTCGGGTCCGGCGTACTCGAACTCGATGGAGGTGATCTGCGTCACATCGAGTCCGGCCAGGGCCTGGGCGACCGTGTGCGCACCCCACATCGCCACGTCGGTGGCGAAGTCATAGAAGCGGTACCAGCCGCCGCCGGCAACGTAGCCGGCGTTGTACGGCCGCCAGGGGGACGGTCCGAGCCAGAGGTCCCAGTCCAGCTCGTCTTTGGGCGGTTTGGGCTCGGCGGGCAGCCAGTCGTGACGCAGGCCGTCGCGCCAGCGGCAGTCGGCATAGACGGTGTGGATCGGGCCGAGTCGGCCGGAGCGGGCCATTTCGATGGCGAAGACGTGGTGCGGCTCGCTGAGCCGCTGGGCACCGGTCTGGTAGACGCGGCCGTAGCGGGTGGCGGTCTCGGCGACGGCGCGGCCCTCGGCCATCGTCAGGCATGCGGGCTTTTCGCAATAGACGTCCTTGCCCGCCCGCATCGCGAGGACCGAGGCCAGCGCGTGCCAGCGGTCGCCGGTGGCGATCAGGACGGCGTCGACGTCGGTCCGCTCGGCGAGGAACTGCCGCATGTCGCCATAGGCATCGCAGTCTGTGTTGCCGTACTTGCGGTCCACCATGCTCTTCGCCGTGTCGCGCTTGCCTTTGACGACATCGCAAACGGCGACCCACTGCACGTCCGGCTGGGTCAGCATGTACGTCAGATCGTAGGACCCGCGCCCGCCCAGGCCGATGCCGCCCATGACGATGCGTTCGCTCGGTGGCACCGCCCCGCCGCGACCGAGCGCCGAAGCGGGAACGTACCAGGGCAGCGCCGTGGCGCCCGCCGCCATCGCCCCCCGTGCCAGGAACCGTCGCCGCGTCAGTGTCGTGCTGCTGTGATCGTTCATGGGGGTCGTTCCTTTCTTTCCGTCGTGTCATCTTCATCGAGAGGCGGACAGGGGTCCGGACCGCCGGACACTGGGCATCAGTTTACCGCCAAGGCCGGCCCGACCTCAAGGAGATACTGCACGGGCCCAAGTCCATCCCACGAGGCTCCTCACCGTCGGTCGCGCGTCTGATCGGCGACGGAGCGGTCCCGCTCGTTGCGGACAATCCCTCGAAGGAGCCGGCCCAGGAGGTCGGCGCCGGTGAGGATACGCCTCTGATCGCCCCACAGAAGGACGATATCATCGTCGATTACGTCGTCGGCGGCATGGGCGGCATCGACCCTGAATCGCGGGACGACCTCCCCGAGCGGCATTCGCGGGTCGCTGACAAGAATCGGACGATGGCAGTGCCGATAGGGATTGAAGGAGTCCGGCTTGAACAGCGACTCCCGGATGAATTCGTCCGAATCCAGCACCAGCCTCGGTTGGGCGTCCGTATCCACGACAACGACCCATTTCTTCTGCGAGCGATGGACCGCGTTGAGAAAGGGATCGGACGTGGTCGGCCGGATGGTTGGAAACACAGGCCGTTGGCCGTCGAACGGAAGGGTGACGATGCTCTCGGGATCGACGGGCTCGCCTTCGGCCGACAACGGCAGATCGTCGAGGGCGAGAAAGTTCAACGCCCCCCGGCCCTCGACGCGGTCGATGTCCGACTCGGCCGACTTCATGTGCATCGTCACAAGCGTCCGGAAGTCCTCCTCTTTGAAATAGCCGATCGCCTCCGGGCCAAGCCACCGATCCAGCACGTAGGCGGTGGGCTTCGCCACGGGAAAGAGAACGAACTGGTACAGACGCAGCAGCGGCGTCAGGAACGAGGCCGTTCGCAGCGCATGGCGTGAGAAATACGCCTGGGGAACGATCTCACCAATGATGGTGATCAGCACGGTCGAGAAGACGAACGCCACGCCACCGGTGAGAACCGAGCCCGAAAGCAACGCGAGCAGCACGTTGACCCCGACATTGCCCCAGAGAATCGTTACCAGCACGAGATTGGAGTCCCGTCGCATCGCCAGGACACGGCGCGCATGCTTGTCGTTCTTCGACGCCCGAAGTTCCAGATCGAGCTTGCTGAGGGTAAAGAAGGCAAGATTCAGACCCGACAGCATTCCCGACTGGGAGATGCACAATACAATCGCAATCCACACCATCAACGTCATTGCCTCCATCTCCCACCAGAGACCCATCCGGCCGTTGGTTTCACGCGGCGGCCGGTACGCCGAAGCAGCCGTCCCATGACCCGGGCCCCCCTGCCCTGTGGCGGTTGCAGTATGGATCGTAGCACGAGGCGGCACACGAAGCAACGAGGTCGCTGCCGGGATGCGATTGCCCTGGAAAGGATGTTGCCTGCAAGGCGCGAATCTGGTACAAAATACTGTGGTTGGAGTCGGCCCCTGGAACCGTCAATGCGTCGAGGAAGCACCCGAGCGGATGCACCCCGCAATGGACGGGCCGGACTCTGCTTGAAGGAGGACAACGATGTGCACGTCTCAATGTCTCGCCGATACAGGATGGAAGAGAGCGCCCTGGGGATGCGCGCTGCTGCTGCTGTTGGCCGCCACCGTGATGGCGGCGGGCCCGGACCCGGCCGGTCTGGTGCTCTACCTGCCCTTTGAGGACGCGAGAAACCCCGTCGACGCCTCGGCCGATCCCACGTCCGTCGTGGTCCACGGCGCGCTCACGTCCGCCGAGGGCCAGCTCGGGACCAGGGGCCTGGAGTTCGATGGGAACCCCGCAAACCGCATCGAGGTTCTCCACGCCCCCAAGCTGGAGGGGATGTCGACCCTCAGCATCGAAGCATGGGCGTTCCCCCGCAATATCGCCAGTCACGAGGGGATGTCCATCGTCTCCAAGAGAATTGCGAACCAGAACGCCGATGCGTACAACCTGTTCATCTGGACGGGTCAAATTGTGGAAGCCCGGGTGAATGCGGGCGGAGCGGTCCGGTCCACGACGGCGCTGCAAGATAACAACTGGTACCACATCGCCTATGTGTTCGATGCCCAGGCCGGCGCCGGCCAGAAGACGAAGCTCTACATCAACGGTGTCCTGGAAAACACGGGCGACCACACCGCCAGTGCGGCTCTCGGGTCGAACGGCGGCGGCGCGCCCATCTGGGTCGGCGAACTGGACGCGGCAAGAGGATTCCCGTGGGACGGCGTGCTGGACGAGATCGGCATCTGGAACATCGCTCTGACTGAAGCGGACGTCAAGCAACTCATGGTCCAGACCAAAGCCAAGATGCTCAAAGGTGGCATC of the Anaerobaca lacustris genome contains:
- a CDS encoding Gfo/Idh/MocA family protein, giving the protein MNDHSSTTLTRRRFLARGAMAAGATALPWYVPASALGRGGAVPPSERIVMGGIGLGGRGSYDLTYMLTQPDVQWVAVCDVVKGKRDTAKSMVDRKYGNTDCDAYGDMRQFLAERTDVDAVLIATGDRWHALASVLAMRAGKDVYCEKPACLTMAEGRAVAETATRYGRVYQTGAQRLSEPHHVFAIEMARSGRLGPIHTVYADCRWRDGLRHDWLPAEPKPPKDELDWDLWLGPSPWRPYNAGYVAGGGWYRFYDFATDVAMWGAHTVAQALAGLDVTQITSIEFEYAGPDATMVTRLSNGVKLVLFRVAGSVWDPCEYWHGACGERFDGPEGWAGAADGYSAPDVSAPHLLRDYRKILADYTARTQRPLDHVRDFLDCVRSRRTPVAGPEVMVRSMNICLAADACERLQRNLTFDLTKAEFVADPEADRMRRRAMRIPYTV
- a CDS encoding DUF21 domain-containing protein, with protein sequence MTLMVWIAIVLCISQSGMLSGLNLAFFTLSKLDLELRASKNDKHARRVLAMRRDSNLVLVTILWGNVGVNVLLALLSGSVLTGGVAFVFSTVLITIIGEIVPQAYFSRHALRTASFLTPLLRLYQFVLFPVAKPTAYVLDRWLGPEAIGYFKEEDFRTLVTMHMKSAESDIDRVEGRGALNFLALDDLPLSAEGEPVDPESIVTLPFDGQRPVFPTIRPTTSDPFLNAVHRSQKKWVVVVDTDAQPRLVLDSDEFIRESLFKPDSFNPYRHCHRPILVSDPRMPLGEVVPRFRVDAAHAADDVIDDDIVLLWGDQRRILTGADLLGRLLRGIVRNERDRSVADQTRDRR